One Salvia splendens isolate huo1 chromosome 22, SspV2, whole genome shotgun sequence DNA segment encodes these proteins:
- the LOC121787192 gene encoding seipin-2-like, with protein sequence MYKNFSLQPRISNVQALCTSYDFNPKKKKLVFFIIPNSGDNLQMEETKSSTQFDEDDDEFHDAVDEFEFYYAVDEFEFHDCRENFSDQTESSRDESISNPSSNALQEDKSPALAVLRRRRSRSIKKSSADGSEELARFAAAESVDNLRERRNVSLSPKLDEREMRLEETKPGSQSIETSEEKSTVTDAIAAARGEESSWRGNEDSNPGFLLKLPENVYEWLKEQRAIWKLGLKCGWGLLWSAYVCSVLLGLLVSAFVVGGVLIRLVVEEPIRMIRNLNFDYSEKSPVALVPIMSGVKMNGDMRHFMEKPEILKACESRVMPRGHGVHVTVSLTLPESEYNQHLGMFQVRVDFLAADGQILAILRRPCMLKYRSQSIRLLLTLLKVAPILTGYTSETQKLKANFKEFTEGDPPTASIRVILEQRPEYSSGAGIPEIYSASLALESELPLLKRIMWFWKKTVFVWVSMSVFMIELVFALLCCRPLIIPKIRLWEATPQEGASHYNRPRQS encoded by the exons ATGTACAAGAATTTCTCCCTGCAGCCAAGAATTTCGAATGTACAAGCGTTATGCACATCGTATGACTTCAATCcgaagaaaaaaaagttagttTTCTTTATCATTCCAAATTCAGGCGATAACTTGCAAATGGAGGAGACGAAATCGAGCACGCAATTCGACGAAGACGATGATGAATTTCATGATGCGGTGGACGAATTCGAATTTTATTATGCCGTGGACGAATTCGAATTTCACGACTGCCGCGAGAATTTTTCCGATCAAACTGAATCCAGTCGTGACGAATCAATTTCAAATCCCAGCTCTAATGCTCTTCAGGAAGACAAATCCCCGGCGTTGGCGGTTCTCCGGCGCCGGAGGTCTCGGTCGATTAAGAAATCATCCGCAGATGGCTCGGAAGAGTTGGCGAGGTTCGCCGCGGCGGAAAGTGTGGACAActtgagagagagaagaaatgtATCGCTTTCTCCGAAATTGGATGAGCGCGAGATGAGATTGGAGGAAACGAAGCCTGGTTCGCAGAGTATTGAGACGAGCGAGGAGAAATCGACGGTAACGGATGCAATCGCCGCAGCTCGCGGCGAAGAATCGAGCTGGAGAGGAAATGAGGATTCGAATCCGGGATTCCTGCTCAAGCTTCCCG AAAATGTGTATGAATGGTTGAAAGAGCAGCGAGCGATTTGGAAATTAGGGTTAAAATGTGGCTGGGGATTGTTGTGGTCAGCTTATGTGTGTTCTGTGTTGCTCGGATTGTTGGTCTCGGCGTTTGTGGTGGGCGGAGTGTTGATAAGACTGGTGGTGGAGGAGCCGATTAGGATGATTAGGAACTTGAATTTCGACTATTCGGAGAAGAGCCCGGTGGCGTTGGTGCCGATTATGTCCGGTGTGAAGATGAATGGTGATATGAGGCATTTTATGGAGAAGCCTGAGATCTTGAAGGCCTGTGAATCTAGGGTCATGCCACGTGGTCATGGGGTGCATGTTACTGTGTCTCTAACGTTGCCTGAGTCTGAATACAACCAACATCTTGGGATGTTTCAG GTCAGAGTAGACTTCCTCGCAGCTGATGGCCAAATACTCGCAATATTACGACGTCCATGTATGCTGAAGTACAGGAGCCAGTCGATCCGCCTCCTCCTTACTTTGCTCAAGGTTGCACCCATTCTGACGGGCTACACATCAGAAACCCAGAAGCTGAAAGCAAACTTCAAGGAGTTCACCGAAGGCGATCCCCCAACAGCATCCATAAGAGTTATCCTTGAGCAAAGACCCGAATATTCATCCGGTGCAGGCATCCCAGAAATATACAGCGCGTCCCTGGCCCTCGAGTCCGAACTCCCTCTGCTAAAAAGGATCATGTGGTTCTGGAAGAAAACAGTGTTTGTATGGGTTAGCATGAGtgtgtttatgattgagttggTTTTCGCTCTCCTCTGCTGCAGACCTCTCATAATCCCCAAAATAAGGCTCTGGGAAGCCACGCCTCAAGAGGGCGCCTCTCACTACAATCGTCCCCGTCAAAGCTGA
- the LOC121787193 gene encoding carboxy-terminal domain RNA polymerase II polypeptide A small phosphatase 1-like: protein MVSKVVKRTPTKSLKNRKNFPFTHRRTRNKSPIKTTAAATVASINKSIYTCHRRLLKIFTKLTRIATPEKTPRKKGYKILQKSPPKIPPSAADVRRSLFTNKLPLPPPTDPQKHTIFLDLDETLIHSTAAAPPERYDFVVRPVIDGQKTEFYVLKRPFVDEFLAYLSDRFEIVIFTAGIEEYASLVVDKLNWRNGISHRLYRDSCRAVDGMFVKDLGETGRDLSRAVIVDDNPNSYQFQPENAIPIKQFVDDVGDEELKKMMELFEGCDLGEDLRDFVRVFVGADEKLC, encoded by the coding sequence ATGGTGTCCAAGGTAGTGAAGAGAACCCCCACAAAATCCCTCAAAAACCGGAAAAACTTCCCCTTCACCCATCGCCGCACCCGCAACAAATCCCCCATCAaaaccaccgccgccgccaccgtcgCCTCCATCAACAAATCCATCTACAcctgccaccgccgcctcctCAAAATCTTCACCAAGCTCACCCGCATCGCCACCCCCGAAAAAACCCCCCGCAAAAAAGGATACAAAATCCTCCAAAAATCCCCCCCAAAAATTCCCCCCTCCGCCGCCGACGTCAGGCGCTCTCTCTTCACAAACAAACTCCCTCTCCCTCCGCCAACAGATCCTCAAAAGCACACCATCTTCCTCGACCTCGACGAAACCCTAATCCACTCCACCGCCGCCGCGCCTCCGGAGAGGTACGATTTCGTCGTCCGCCCCGTAATCGACGGCCAGAAAACCGAATTCTACGTCCTCAAAAGGCCTTTCGTCGATGAATTCCTGGCCTATTTGAGCGATCGGTTCGAGATCGTGATATTCACAGCTGGAATTGAGGAGTATGCTTCTCTGGTTGTCGATAAGCTCAATTGGAGGAATGGGATTTCGCACCGATTGTATCGCGATTCGTGCAGAGCTGTGGATGGGATGTTCGTCAAGGATTTGGGGGAAACGGGGAGGGACCTGAGCAGGGCGGTGATTGTGGATGATAATCCGAATTCGTATCAGTTTCAGCCGGAAAATGCGATCCCGATTAAGCAGTTTGTGGATGATGTCGGCGATGAGGagctgaagaagatgatggagTTGTTTGAAGGGTGTGATTTGGGGGAGGATTTGAGGGATTTTGTTAGGGTTTTTGTTGGGGCTGATGAGAAGCTTTGCTAG